The following proteins are encoded in a genomic region of Pikeienuella piscinae:
- a CDS encoding multidrug efflux RND transporter permease subunit: protein MSRFFIDRPIFAWVIAIFILIAGGLVLPQLPISQYPPVAPPQVSIQTSYPGAAPEDLYQSVTQPIEEELNGVDGLLYFESTSDASGSVSIDATFAPGTSLDQASVEVQNRIRRVEPRLPEAVTRQGIQVDEASSGFLMVVSLTSDDGTVTPVGLGDYLTRNVVGEIRRIEGIGGARVFSSQRSLRIWLYPDRMVGLNITAADVIASVRAQNAQVAAGKIGAPPNTEGQEITATVLVDGQLSTIEEFENIVLRANTDGSTVRLGDVARIEIGAESYNFSSRLNGQPSAAVGVQLSPTGNAIAASQAVRAKLEELEAFFPDGISYQIPYDSSPFVELSIQKVLNTLLEAMGLVFLVMLVFLQSLRYTVIPALVVPIALSGAMAVLFVAGFSINVLTMFAAVLAIGILVDDAIVVVENVERIMSEEGLPPKEATIKAMGQIQGAIVGITLVLVAVFIPMAFFPGAVGVIYRQFALTMAVSILFSGFLALTFTPALAASILKPVAKGHGLSRRGPFGWFNRGLASLTRGYGRFTSLTARRAGLMMIVYLGLVGGLGHGWTLLPDSFLPAEDQGYLLVDIQAPPEASASRTLEVIKKVEGVFAAEPAVERVIAILGFSFSGAGQNAALAFVTLKDWSERGPNEAAAAIAGRATGKLFGVKDGMAFALSPPSIQGLGTTSGFDFRLQDRNGAGQSALVAAKDQLLAAAAESPVVTGLRVTGLPAAAQVRLVVDREKANAFGVLFSEVNAAVSANFGSAYINDFPNSGRMQRVTLMADDDARMKTEDILALNVRNVHGGMVPLKAFADVEWIRGPLQIVGYNGYPAIRISGAAAPGYASGDAIAEMERLMEALPPGFGYEWTGQSLQEIQSGTQAPYLIGLSVVFIFLLLAALYESWAIPLSVMLVVPLGAIGAVLAVISQDMANDVYFKVGLIAIIGLSAKNAILIIEFAKDEYAQGESLMEAALGAAKLRFRPILMTSLAFSLGVTPLALATGASSASQNAIGVAVLGGMISATLFALIFVPAFFVFVMRRFARKRPRSHSDAGPSLPTEVNADH from the coding sequence ATGTCCCGCTTCTTTATCGACCGGCCGATTTTCGCCTGGGTGATCGCGATCTTCATCCTGATCGCCGGGGGGCTGGTGCTGCCGCAGCTTCCGATCTCGCAATACCCTCCCGTCGCGCCGCCGCAAGTTTCGATCCAGACCAGCTATCCCGGCGCAGCGCCGGAGGATCTCTACCAGAGCGTCACCCAGCCGATCGAGGAGGAACTGAACGGCGTCGACGGCCTCCTTTATTTCGAATCGACCTCCGACGCCTCCGGCAGCGTCTCCATCGACGCCACCTTCGCGCCGGGCACCTCGCTCGACCAGGCGTCGGTCGAGGTTCAGAACCGCATCCGGCGGGTCGAGCCGCGTCTGCCCGAAGCGGTGACACGGCAGGGTATCCAGGTCGACGAAGCTTCGTCCGGCTTCCTGATGGTGGTCAGCCTGACCTCAGATGACGGCACCGTCACTCCAGTCGGGCTGGGTGATTATCTGACCCGCAACGTCGTCGGCGAGATCAGGCGCATCGAGGGCATAGGCGGCGCCCGGGTGTTCTCATCCCAGCGCTCGCTCCGGATCTGGCTTTATCCGGACCGGATGGTCGGCCTCAACATTACCGCCGCGGACGTGATCGCCTCCGTGCGCGCCCAGAACGCGCAGGTCGCGGCCGGCAAGATCGGCGCGCCGCCGAACACGGAAGGTCAGGAAATTACCGCCACGGTGCTGGTCGACGGCCAGCTTTCGACAATCGAGGAATTCGAGAACATCGTCCTGCGCGCCAATACCGACGGCTCCACGGTGCGCCTCGGTGATGTCGCGCGGATCGAGATCGGGGCGGAAAGCTACAACTTCTCCTCACGGCTGAACGGCCAGCCCTCCGCGGCGGTCGGCGTACAATTGTCCCCCACCGGCAACGCCATCGCTGCCTCTCAGGCGGTGCGCGCGAAGCTGGAGGAGCTCGAGGCGTTCTTTCCGGACGGGATCAGCTACCAGATCCCGTACGATTCCTCGCCTTTCGTCGAGCTTTCGATCCAGAAGGTCCTGAATACGCTGCTCGAAGCGATGGGTCTCGTCTTTCTGGTGATGCTCGTCTTTCTCCAGAGCCTTCGCTACACGGTCATTCCGGCGCTGGTGGTTCCGATCGCGCTTTCCGGCGCGATGGCGGTGCTTTTCGTCGCCGGGTTCTCGATCAACGTGCTGACGATGTTCGCTGCGGTGCTCGCCATCGGCATCCTCGTCGACGACGCGATCGTCGTGGTCGAGAATGTCGAGCGGATCATGTCGGAGGAAGGCCTGCCGCCGAAAGAGGCGACGATCAAGGCGATGGGGCAGATTCAGGGCGCCATTGTCGGCATCACGCTCGTCCTCGTTGCGGTTTTCATTCCGATGGCCTTCTTTCCGGGCGCGGTAGGCGTGATCTATCGCCAGTTCGCACTGACCATGGCGGTGTCGATCCTCTTTTCGGGTTTCCTCGCCCTCACATTCACGCCGGCGCTCGCCGCCAGCATCCTGAAACCGGTCGCCAAGGGGCACGGCCTTTCGCGGCGCGGTCCGTTCGGCTGGTTCAACCGGGGGCTCGCTTCCCTCACGCGCGGTTACGGCCGCTTCACCAGCCTTACCGCACGCCGGGCCGGGCTGATGATGATCGTGTATCTCGGCCTCGTCGGTGGGCTCGGGCATGGCTGGACGTTGCTCCCGGACTCGTTTCTCCCGGCCGAGGATCAGGGCTATCTCCTCGTCGATATCCAGGCGCCGCCCGAAGCGAGCGCGAGCCGAACGCTGGAGGTCATCAAGAAGGTCGAGGGCGTCTTTGCAGCCGAACCGGCAGTCGAGCGGGTCATCGCGATCCTCGGCTTCAGCTTTTCGGGCGCCGGCCAGAACGCGGCGCTCGCGTTCGTGACGCTGAAGGACTGGTCCGAGCGCGGGCCGAACGAAGCCGCGGCTGCCATCGCCGGCCGCGCGACCGGCAAACTGTTCGGAGTCAAGGATGGCATGGCCTTCGCCCTGTCGCCGCCGTCCATCCAGGGACTCGGCACGACCTCGGGCTTCGATTTTCGCCTGCAGGACCGGAACGGGGCCGGGCAGTCCGCCCTTGTCGCGGCCAAGGACCAGCTTCTCGCCGCCGCTGCGGAGAGTCCGGTGGTGACCGGCCTGCGCGTCACCGGCCTTCCGGCGGCGGCGCAGGTTCGGCTCGTCGTCGATCGCGAGAAGGCGAACGCCTTCGGGGTACTCTTTTCGGAGGTGAACGCGGCGGTCTCGGCCAATTTCGGCTCCGCCTACATCAACGATTTCCCGAATTCCGGGCGCATGCAACGGGTCACGCTGATGGCCGATGACGACGCGCGGATGAAGACTGAGGATATTCTCGCGCTCAATGTCCGTAACGTCCACGGCGGCATGGTGCCGCTGAAGGCCTTCGCCGACGTGGAATGGATCCGCGGCCCGCTCCAGATCGTCGGCTACAATGGCTATCCCGCGATCCGGATTTCCGGCGCCGCCGCGCCCGGTTACGCCTCCGGCGACGCGATCGCCGAGATGGAGCGGCTGATGGAGGCGCTGCCGCCCGGCTTCGGCTATGAGTGGACCGGCCAATCGCTGCAGGAGATCCAGTCGGGCACCCAGGCGCCCTATCTGATCGGTCTCAGCGTCGTTTTCATATTCCTGCTCCTCGCGGCGCTCTACGAAAGTTGGGCGATTCCACTCTCGGTGATGCTGGTGGTCCCGCTCGGCGCAATCGGCGCGGTGCTCGCAGTGATATCGCAGGACATGGCGAACGACGTCTATTTCAAGGTCGGGCTGATCGCGATCATCGGGCTTTCCGCGAAGAACGCGATTCTGATTATCGAGTTCGCCAAGGATGAATACGCCCAGGGCGAATCGCTGATGGAGGCGGCGCTCGGCGCGGCGAAGTTGCGCTTCCGGCCGATCCTGATGACCTCGCTCGCTTTCTCGCTGGGCGTCACGCCGCTGGCGCTGGCGACGGGGGCAAGCTCGGCCAGTCAGAACGCGATCGGCGTCGCGGTGCTGGGCGGCATGATCTCGGCGACGCTTTTCGCGCTGATCTTCGTTCCAGCCTTTTTCGTATTCGTAATGCGCCGCTTCGCCCGCAAGCGCCCGCGGTCGCATTCAGACGCCGGCCCGTCCCTTCCGACTGAGGTGAACGCGGATCATTGA
- a CDS encoding GntR family transcriptional regulator has translation MTLAQPLPRVSLHDQIVEHLREAIVAGELQPGEKLNEKALCARFAVSRTPLREAIKVLSNEGLVRLTPHYGASVAPLTLADLDEVFPIMGALEALAGELACARIEDEEIDAIARLHQEMLGHYEKRDLRPYFECNQKIHDAILVAARNPTLAATLRGLAGRVRRARYFANMSEERWAEAVEEHGRILETLRARDAGVLGPLLRAHLGAKLETVRVALRRSEQRASSKQAGAPVSGAAGS, from the coding sequence ATGACGCTCGCTCAGCCCCTCCCGCGAGTCTCTCTGCACGACCAGATCGTCGAACACCTGCGTGAAGCGATCGTCGCCGGCGAGCTTCAGCCCGGCGAGAAACTCAACGAGAAGGCGCTCTGCGCACGTTTCGCCGTCTCCCGCACGCCCTTGAGGGAGGCGATCAAAGTGCTTTCGAACGAGGGGCTTGTCCGGCTGACCCCGCATTACGGCGCCAGCGTAGCGCCCCTCACGCTGGCCGATCTGGACGAGGTCTTTCCGATCATGGGCGCGCTCGAAGCGCTTGCAGGCGAACTCGCCTGCGCCCGGATCGAGGACGAAGAGATCGACGCCATCGCCCGGCTGCATCAGGAGATGCTCGGTCACTACGAGAAACGCGACCTCCGGCCGTATTTCGAGTGCAACCAGAAAATTCACGACGCAATCCTCGTCGCGGCGCGCAATCCGACGCTCGCCGCGACCTTGCGCGGCCTCGCCGGCCGCGTGCGCCGCGCGCGTTACTTCGCCAACATGTCCGAGGAGCGCTGGGCCGAAGCGGTCGAGGAGCACGGTCGAATTCTCGAAACGCTGAGGGCGCGCGACGCCGGCGTGCTCGGCCCGCTGCTTCGCGCGCATCTTGGCGCCAAGCTGGAAACCGTCCGCGTCGCGCTCAGACGGTCGGAGCAACGCGCCTCGTCAAAACAGGCGGGCGCGCCGGTTTCAGGCGCGGCGGGTTCGTAA
- a CDS encoding efflux RND transporter periplasmic adaptor subunit, translating to MRRMKHAFAALGVLILLAACDEESGKNEAASAPPQMPPQAVAVVEATPETLPVVNELPGRIAPTRIAEVRPRVSGLIIERVFRQGTVVEAGDPLYRIDPEPFQVRADRAKAVLAQAESLRVAAQQLADRQVELRARKVVSAQQYDDAVAGLARANAGVAVAEAEMASSQIDLKHTVVRAPIAGRIGRARITEGALVSPTDVENLATIQQLDPIYADFTQPSNALLALRRAYEAGRLERDEDGAAAVHLMFDDDTEYAHAGKLLFSEATVDVTTGQVTLRGEFPNPEGDLLPGMYVRVRIQQGVEQGALAVPQQAVQRDAGGQAQLYIVGAENRVEIRAVSTGRVIGERWVIEEGLEPGDKVIVEGFQKIRPGAIVTPEPWTRADALESAAAAAKREG from the coding sequence ATGCGCCGTATGAAACACGCATTCGCCGCGCTCGGCGTCCTCATCCTTCTCGCCGCCTGCGACGAGGAGTCGGGGAAGAATGAAGCCGCCTCGGCGCCGCCGCAGATGCCGCCGCAGGCGGTCGCGGTGGTCGAGGCGACACCCGAGACGCTGCCCGTCGTCAACGAACTGCCCGGCCGAATCGCGCCGACACGGATCGCCGAGGTCAGGCCGCGGGTTTCCGGTCTCATCATCGAGCGGGTCTTCCGTCAGGGCACGGTGGTGGAGGCCGGCGATCCGCTCTACCGAATCGACCCCGAACCATTTCAGGTGCGGGCCGACCGCGCGAAAGCGGTGCTCGCCCAGGCGGAGTCGTTGCGTGTCGCGGCCCAGCAACTCGCCGACCGGCAGGTGGAGCTTCGCGCCCGCAAGGTGGTCAGCGCGCAACAATATGACGACGCCGTGGCCGGTCTCGCCCGCGCGAACGCCGGCGTCGCGGTGGCCGAAGCGGAGATGGCGTCGTCGCAGATCGACCTGAAGCATACCGTGGTCAGAGCGCCGATCGCCGGCAGGATCGGCCGCGCCCGGATCACCGAAGGCGCGCTGGTTTCGCCCACGGATGTCGAGAACCTCGCGACGATTCAGCAGCTTGACCCGATCTACGCCGATTTCACACAGCCTTCGAACGCGCTTCTCGCGCTGCGCCGCGCGTATGAGGCTGGACGACTGGAGCGCGACGAGGACGGCGCGGCCGCAGTCCACCTGATGTTCGATGACGACACCGAGTACGCTCATGCCGGCAAGCTCCTCTTTTCCGAGGCGACGGTGGATGTGACCACCGGCCAGGTCACGCTCCGTGGCGAGTTCCCCAACCCGGAGGGGGATCTTCTTCCCGGCATGTATGTCCGCGTCCGCATCCAGCAGGGCGTCGAGCAGGGCGCGCTCGCGGTGCCGCAGCAGGCGGTGCAACGCGACGCCGGCGGCCAGGCGCAACTCTATATCGTCGGTGCGGAAAACAGGGTCGAGATCCGCGCCGTGTCCACGGGCCGGGTCATCGGCGAGCGCTGGGTGATCGAGGAAGGGCTGGAGCCCGGCGATAAAGTGATCGTCGAGGGCTTCCAGAAGATCCGCCCCGGAGCCATTGTCACGCCCGAGCCTTGGACGCGGGCCGACGCGCTGGAAAGCGCCGCCGCGGCCGCCAAGCGCGAAGGCTGA
- a CDS encoding TetR/AcrR family transcriptional regulator, with protein sequence MGRKRSIDRNALLDAAEAVVRRDGAARVTLNAVAAEAGVSKSTVLYNCKNKEALLLALIERRIAAEENTANEIRAALDAAPDSGIRTRIALARREMSEDDRAVILSLSATIAQNNELAAPIRAHYARVLDEILQTSTTSDDAFIAFLAIEGLHCLERFEILQLDPDRRRRTLDDITRLARRGLTRSESEGGARCAV encoded by the coding sequence ATGGGACGAAAACGATCCATAGATCGAAACGCGCTGCTCGACGCGGCGGAGGCCGTGGTTCGCCGCGACGGCGCCGCGCGCGTGACGCTCAACGCCGTCGCGGCGGAAGCGGGCGTCAGCAAATCGACGGTGCTCTACAATTGCAAGAACAAGGAGGCGCTGTTGCTGGCGCTGATCGAGCGCCGGATCGCGGCCGAGGAAAACACGGCGAACGAGATCCGAGCCGCGCTTGACGCCGCGCCCGATTCGGGAATCCGCACCCGTATCGCGCTCGCTCGGCGCGAGATGAGCGAAGACGACCGGGCGGTCATTCTCTCGCTCAGTGCGACGATCGCGCAGAACAACGAACTTGCAGCGCCGATTCGCGCCCATTACGCGCGGGTCCTGGACGAGATCCTCCAAACCTCGACAACGTCCGACGACGCCTTTATCGCCTTTCTCGCCATCGAGGGGCTGCACTGCCTCGAACGCTTCGAAATTCTCCAACTCGATCCCGACCGTCGCCGCCGGACGCTGGACGACATCACCCGACTCGCCCGGCGGGGCCTGACGAGATCCGAATCCGAAGGAGGCGCCCGATGCGCCGTATGA